TCCCGCTCCATCCCGTGACCGGCCTGACCAGCCTGCCTACGGGCCACCTCGGGGCACAGGACGACGTCGCCGAGCAGGGTGGTCGGGTCCTCCTCCACCGACTCCGACCAGGACGGCTCGAACGCCTCGTCCTGCGGGAACGCCAGCACGTCGGTCGGCCCGTCCTCGCCCATGTAGCGGACGTGCAGGTCGGTCATCGCGTCGACCTCGACCAGCATGACCGACAGCTCCGCGAGCGGGTTGACCTTCATGGTGTCCAGCACGAACCGGGCCAGCGCGGCCAGGGTGACCTCGTCGAAGTCCGTCACACCCGACTCGTTCGCGACGAAGACCGCCATTACCGTTCCCTTTCCGTGGCGCTCGCTTCCCGGGCGCTCACCGGCGGTCCCGGCGGGTGGCCCGGGCCGGGCGCGAGTCGGCGGCCGGCACCGGGCTCGCCGCGTCCCAGCGGGCGTAGGCGTCGACGATGTCGCTGACCAGGCGGTGGCGGACGACGTCCGTGCTCGTCAGCGTGGCGAAGTGGACGTCGCCGACCCCGTCGAGGATCTCGCGGACCACGCGAAGGCCACTGTGCGTGCCGGCCGGCAGGTCGACCTGGGTGATGTCACCGGTGACGACGATCTTCGAGCCGAACCCGAGCCGGGTGAGGAACATCTTCATCTGCTCCGGCGAGGTGTTCTGGGCCTCGTCCAGGATGATGAAGGCGTCGTTGAGGGTGCGGCCACGCATGTAGGCCAGCGGCGCGACCTCGATGGTCCCGCTCTGCATGAGCCGCGGGATCGAGTCGGGGTCGATCATGTCGTGCAGCGCGTCGTAGAGCGGGCGCAGGTACGGATCGATCTTCTCGTAGAGCGTGCCCGGCAGGAAGCCGAGGCGCTCACCGGCCTCGACCGCCGGCCGGGTGAGGATGATCCGGTTGACCTTCTTCGCCTGGAGCGCCTGGACCGCCTTGGCCATCGCCAGGTAGGTCTTGCCGGTTCCCGCGGGCCCGATGCCGAACACGATCGTGTGCTGGTCGATCGCGTCCACATAGCGCTTCTGGTTCAGGGTCTTCGGGCGGATCGTCCGGCCACGGTTGGACACGATGTTGAGGGTGAGCACCTCCGCGGGCCGCTCCCCCGCACCGCTGCGCAACATCGCCACCGAATGGTCCACATGTTGCGGGCTGAGCTCCGTCCCGGCGTCCAGCAGCGCTATGAGCTCGGAGAACAGCTTGGCCGCGAGTTCGTTCTCGGCCGGGTCACCGGTGATGGTGATCTCGTTGCCGCGGACGTGGATGTCGGAGGAGAAGGCCTTCTCGACCGCACGCAGCAACTGATCCTGGTGGCCGAGCAGACTCACCATGCTGTGCGGGCCGGGAACGACGATGCGCGTGATGGCCCGCGCGTCTGGGGGAGCGTCGGAATCGGGCATGTAGTACGGCCGCCTGGGCCGGAGCACCTCTCACATCGAGCGTGAATCACACGAGCGCGAATCACATGGGCTCGCGCGGACACCAGGCCGCGCAAACACCAAGCCAAGCAGGCCCCCAGGCCACAGGAGCACGGCCACGGAAGCACGATCGTGTCAGCCTGGGGCGAAGGTGGCCCGCAGACGAACCCAGTCTATCCGCCCAGGCGACCGATGTCGGCGAGTACCACCGCTGCCGCGACAACGCCCGCCGTCGACGTCCGCAGCACAGTCGGGCCGAGCCGCCCGGCGACGGCCCCGGCGGCGGTGAGCGCCGCGAGCTCCTCGTCGGACACACCACCTTCCGGGCCCACCACCAGCAGCACCTCCGGCGCATCCGGCGCATCCGGTGCCGTGCCGAGCATCCCGGGAGTCCCAGTCGTCCCAGGTGGAGCTGCCGGGGCCGGCACGGCCTGCGGAACGGACAGCCCGCGGGCGAGACCGGCCACCGGCGTCGACGCCGTCTCATGCAAAACCACGGCGAGCGCGGCCTGCCGAGCGCGCCGCGCGAGCGCGGCGGTGGTGACCAGCCCCCCGACCTCGGGCCAGACCAGGCGGCGCGACTGCTTCGCGGCCTCCCGCGCCGTGCGGTCCCACCGGGCCCGGGACCGCTCGCCGCGCTCCCCCTCCCAGCGGACCACGCACCGCGACGCCGCCCAGGGCACGATCTCGTCGACACCGGCCTCGGTCATCATCTCGACCGCCAGCTCGCCGCGGTCGCCCTTGGCCAGCGCCTGCGCCACCACCAGCCGCGGGACCGGTACGGGCACCTCCCGACGACGCAACACCACGCATTCGAGCTCGTCCCGGCCGACCGAGCCGACCTCGCATTCCAGCGCGGTACCGGCACCGTCGGTCACGTCCAGGCGCTCACCCGACCGCAGCCGGCGGACGGTGGCGGCATGCCGGCCCTCCGCGCCGGAAAGCACGAAGACGTCCGTCGACGGCAGTGGGTCCAGGTGGAAGACGGGCGCGGTCAGCGGTTACGCCGCCCGCTGCGGCGCCGGGAGAACAGGCCCGAGCCACCGGAGGAACCGCCGACCGCCACGGCCGGCGACTCCTCCTCCCGCAGCTTCGCCAGCTCCCGCAGCAGGCGTTCCTGCTCGGCGTCGAGCTTCGTCGGCGTCTCGACCACGATGTGGATGTGGAGGTGGCCCCGCCCGACCGCGCGCAGGTGCGGAACACCGCGCCCGGCGAGCCGGATCACCTCACCGGGCTGGGTGCCCGGCTTCACCGTGATGGTCTCGGAGCCGTCCAGCGTCTCGAGCGTCGCCACCGTGCCCAGCGCCGCGGCTGTCATCGGCAGCCGCAGGTCGCAGTGCAGGTCGTCACCCTCGCGGGTGAACACGGCGTGCTGGCGCTCGGAGACCTCCACGTACAGGTCGCCGGGCGGACCGCCGCCGGGGCCCACC
The genomic region above belongs to Parafrankia irregularis and contains:
- the ybeY gene encoding rRNA maturation RNase YbeY, whose product is MAVFVANESGVTDFDEVTLAALARFVLDTMKVNPLAELSVMLVEVDAMTDLHVRYMGEDGPTDVLAFPQDEAFEPSWSESVEEDPTTLLGDVVLCPEVARRQAGQAGHGMERELHILCTHGILHLLGYDHAEPEEEREMWKLQNSLLASWDIAAGAGTS
- a CDS encoding PhoH family protein; amino-acid sequence: MPDSDAPPDARAITRIVVPGPHSMVSLLGHQDQLLRAVEKAFSSDIHVRGNEITITGDPAENELAAKLFSELIALLDAGTELSPQHVDHSVAMLRSGAGERPAEVLTLNIVSNRGRTIRPKTLNQKRYVDAIDQHTIVFGIGPAGTGKTYLAMAKAVQALQAKKVNRIILTRPAVEAGERLGFLPGTLYEKIDPYLRPLYDALHDMIDPDSIPRLMQSGTIEVAPLAYMRGRTLNDAFIILDEAQNTSPEQMKMFLTRLGFGSKIVVTGDITQVDLPAGTHSGLRVVREILDGVGDVHFATLTSTDVVRHRLVSDIVDAYARWDAASPVPAADSRPARATRRDRR
- a CDS encoding 16S rRNA (uracil(1498)-N(3))-methyltransferase — encoded protein: MLSGAEGRHAATVRRLRSGERLDVTDGAGTALECEVGSVGRDELECVVLRRREVPVPVPRLVVAQALAKGDRGELAVEMMTEAGVDEIVPWAASRCVVRWEGERGERSRARWDRTAREAAKQSRRLVWPEVGGLVTTAALARRARQAALAVVLHETASTPVAGLARGLSVPQAVPAPAAPPGTTGTPGMLGTAPDAPDAPEVLLVVGPEGGVSDEELAALTAAGAVAGRLGPTVLRTSTAGVVAAAVVLADIGRLGG